The segment TAGACAGAAATCTAAAGCCTAAAGTTGCGCATCGAATACATTCCTggttttaaactgtttttatgtcagtttttttttttacactatttttattgttgcttttGTAACGAAACGaacaaactgttgttgttttttttttttttttttaccaccggCAGACTCAGGAATGTAATTAGAATGCAACGAACGCGACATTAAAAGCGGATTTACGCGCTGCAGCCGCGTCACGTTCTGTAAATAAGTCCAGCGACGCTGCGCGTCCTCGGGATCTAATATCGATCACGAGTGGACGCAACCACTTGTGGCTGATCAGTGGAGACAACGTGACGCGTTCCTGCTGGAAAGTTAAGCGGCGTTATTTTTGCCAACCTCTCAACATTAATTTCCGTAAAGTGTGTTATTTGACGCCAAATTACGCATTCAATTGGTTTCGACCCTTGGCTAATCGATAGCTAACTGGCTGCTCCGGTTAAATGCTGGGGCTGCGAGCAAAGTTAGAGACATAGAGACGTTTGTCTCTCGACTCACCGCGTCCCGGTGTCCGCGCCAGCGCGCATCTCAGAGTCCACGGCATCGTCCCTTCTCTCTGGGTTTAGGCTTTGCTTGCGCgttgatttttttggggggggacggTATTCTTCTCAGAGAGGAGATGAGCCCACGCAAGACGTACATCGAAGATGCAAAATGGCGAATGTAGCAGCGAACCCAAAGGCTTCCATGGTGACGCGCGTCCGAGGCTCCCCCAGCCCGGCGCGGTGAGGCGCCTCACAGCGCCGGCGACTACTTTCAGAACATTTCTTCCGACGTTCGCCCGAATAGGGATgagaacattgttttttttattaatttggaCACAATCAaacatttatgtgtgtgtttgtgctgtttttttttgttttttttttactatctcAAAGAAACCGATgcattaatataatattttatttgtcaatAATGCCTAGAAGAGCTATCGATAGACAGAATCaagaatttattattttgtaagTTTGTTTTCATTAGTTAATTACACAGACATGAACATAATTAATATTGTTAATGCATTTTAGAAATGTCACTAATGGGACAAAGTCATTGACCAGAattaagataaaaaataataatattgacaTTACTGCTTACAAACATTTGGTTATATATGTGGTGGGGTAAAGGTGGCAAGTTGCATGATAGTGTTTTATATTGTATTCCACTCAAATTTCTTTTTGTACTCATTTGTGGCAGTTCTGGGGAAATAATAACAGGAAATAgtaacagaaatgtatttattttgcactTGTCTTTGGAATGTTGTTTAACTTTACCATTGCCAAACAACTCTTGAAAAAGGGTGAAATCCTTACCAGCTTTGGAAATGGGAAGGCCTTGTCATGAAACTGCGACATATTTAAGCTTAAACTACAGTCTCTAAACTAAAGGACACAGCCCCTGAATTGAGTCACAGTCAGTAGACTTCAAATTGCTTTACACATAAAACTCTGTATACAAGGAGTTCtctatatattaaaatatgaattacaTAGTATTACAGCTGGGCAGGAGCTAGCTCCAACATTAGTCATAAATACATATTGATCAAAATATGCAAGTATTCAAGAACTAAACGATTGAATGTATAATATTTGAAGTGAGTCACTTGACactataaataaaaacttttttatCAGATGGCGGTCTCTCTGTTGTAAGGGAGTGTTTTATATTCACAACATCCAGTCCAGTTATTGTTGATCTATAGTAATATAAGTTCAATTTGCTTCTTGTTTACTATTTCTCAGGATCAGTGGCTTGGCCACACAATGGATAGAAAGTCAAAACCTTGTTGTAGAATATGAACAGTATGTCAGCTACCGGTACGTTAGTGTTACTTTAGTCTTTCATGAGGATAACACATCAAATCACTGTTGTTTTTACTGAGTTACATAACATTTTCTCCTTTATTAATgcaattataaatgcaggaattgtGTTTTACtctaacaaacaaaaacctaataacattttaataagtACTTGAAACAGTAGACTGTTACACTACTAgccaaaatatataaaaatatacatacagtctgtattttttcccctctgcatTGCAAGGTAAACAATCACATGAATCAAATATTGCATTGACGCTATACCTTTGAGTAAATAAAAGATGCCACAGGGATTCCAGCCACAAACCCATTTAACCCAGTAAATGTGGTTAACTTGTTGAAATTTACTTTGCATTCTGTAGATTTTCTTGGGTCGCTGACACAAAAATAGAAAGAcgttaataataaaatagactaacgtgtcgttttattttgaagagaacGGAAGTGGGtgtgctgctctgctctgattggtcgtcaCTATAAGGTCCCGCCTCTGTAGCAGCTTTGTGGCTAGCTAGTAGGAAGCTAGGCTGTTTTCCTGGTAGCCGCTCGAGGTTCTCGCCCGTCGCAGCTGAGCTCCGCCGCAGGAAAAATCGATCATTACGGCGGCAGTCCAGACTGATTATAGGTTACAGGTAGGGTTTCCCCAATTTCACGATATACAAAAGCCATTTTAAGCTAGCTAAAAACCTCACGTTTTTGAGTCTGGCAGCCGTGTTACTGTATATCAATCAATGGTGCGGCTAGCCGCGGTAACCGTGTTTATTTTTAGCAGCGCAACGTTAACAGACATGGGCGCCGTGTATTTGCTGAAGTCAGGCATTGAAAATGATACGATGCTGACAATTGGTGACTGCATTACACGAATATAAACATGCGATCTGCTGAAATGTGTTCCTGTAAAAACTAAGATGTTAATTTGACGTGTCCTAAGCACAGACATTAAGCTAAGGCCATAAAACAAGCTATTGTTATCATTTGATTGTGGTTGTGACTTTAATAAAGCATTAATGCACATGCAGCCAGTTGTGTGTAGCATGGTATtaaaaaatgtgattaaattGTGGTTGATTAACTTTAGCACTTTAGCATTAAGGAGATCAGGATTCTTAAGATAATGGCTGCATCAAAATAAACTGCAAACTACGGATCGTTCCTGATATCCCTGAATGCATCATACCGTCCGCATGTTTCCTGATCATATCTATTTACGTCATGTCACACAGGCCTCTGTCGCTTATCAGGCTCGTAGTGCCAGACTAAACTGACTGTCCATATTTTTGATGGTCGGCTTTTGTTAATCAGAAAAATCAGTaaccttgatttaaaaaaaaaaaactctcaacTCTCTATTATGTGTGGATTCCTGCTCTCAGAtggaccagcaggaccagtCCTATATGTTTGCCAGTCTGAAGCGACCCCACtcggagcagctgctgcagggcctCCAGCTCCTGCGGCAGGATCATGAACTATGTGACATTGTCCTGCGCGTGGGTGACGTCAAGATCCACGCCCACAAGGTCGTGCTGGCCAGCATCAGCCCTTACTTCAAGGCCATGTTCACGGGCAACCTCTCGGAAAAGGAGACTTCTGAGGTGGAATTCCAGTGCATTGATGAAAGTGCTCTGCAGGTATGCCCGGGGGTTTGCAGATACCTTTTATTAAATAAGTGTACGATTGCAAATGCATATGTGActgtttatcccccccccccccctttctaggCCATTGTAGAGTATGCTTACACTGGCACAGTGTTTATCTCCCAGGAAACGGTGGAATCTCTGCTCCCGGCTGCCAACTTGCTCCAGGTTAAGCTCGTACTTAAGGAGTGCTGCTCCTTCTTGGAAAGCCAGCTGGACGCTGGGAACTGTATCGGCATTTCCCGCTTCGCGGAGACTTACGGCTGTCACGATCTGTGCCTGGCTGCGACAAAGTTCGTCTGCGAGAACTTCGAGGAGGTTTGCCAAACGGAGGCATTTTTTGAACTGACGAGGGCGGAGTTGGATGAAATTGTGTCCAATGACTGCCTTAAGGTTGTCACAGAAGAGACCGTATTCTACGCTCTGGAGTCGTGGATCAAGTACGACGTAACGGAGAGGCAGCAGCATCTGGCTCCGCTGCTGCACTGCGTTCGCCTTCCGCTCCTCAGTGTGAAGTTTCTCACCCGCCTATATGAAGCCAATCACCTCATACGAGATGACCATGCGTGCAAGCACCTGCTCAACGAGGCGCTCAAATATCATTTTATGCCCGAGCACCGTCTCTCCTACCAGACTGTGCTGTCGGCACGGCCCAGGTGTGCGCCGAAGGTGCTGCTCGCCGTGGGAGGCAAGGCTGGACTGTTTGCAACGTTGGAAAGGTAACACTAATAATACGGTGATACTTTTAAGCGATGGTGAGAAGAAAATCTATTTTGCCAAACGTATACATTGTCTATGTTTTTGCggtcgtttaaaaaaaaaatgcatcgcgtgtctctctctttgcagCGTGGAAATGTATTTCCCTCAGACGGATTCCTGGATCGGACTGGCTCCTCTCAGTGTACCTCGCTATGAATTTGGAGTGGCGGTACTCGACCACAAGGTCTACGTCGTGGGAGGCATTGCCACGCACATGCGACAGGGCATTAGCTATCGGAGGCACGAGAGCACGGTCGAGAGCTGGGATGCCGAAAGCAACACGTGGTCTTCGGTGGAGCCTATGGCCGAGTGCCGCAGCACGCTCGGGGTGGTGGTCCTGGCCGGGGAGCTTTATGCCCTTGGGGGCTACGATGGCCAGTATTACCTCCAGTCGGTGGAGAAATACGTCCCCAAGCTGAAGGAGTGGCAGCCCGTGGCGCCCATGACAAAGTCCCGCAGCTGCTTTGCCACTGCTGTGCTTGATGGCATGGTGTATGCGATTGGAGGCTATGGCCCCGCCCACATGAACAGGTACTGCCACCGAGAGCGTTTGCCGTTTATCACGGACGAATGTATTGTAAGCTGTGATGGGGAAGTTTGAGTAACTTTATGTGATCAAATAATGAAGCTTGAcactcatttgcatttctgGGTGAATAAAATGCTCAATGTGTTGTACTATTTGGACGGCAACAGGTTTAAGGCTAGTTTGCGTGAGGAAAAATAAACGGCCCGAGTCTTTAGGTGCCCGTTTTCTGTGCTTGTTGTCGTATCTCTTCTCTGCACTATTCCGATGTGGCTGCGGACACCCACAGAGGTTTAAACACGCAGCCAACCTTTGTTTGCTTGTAgcgatgacctttgacctttaactCATCTGTGGTGCTCAACCACACCTTTTTATAAATAGCCTTTGAACTTTGTGAGAAACATGCAGCTCTAGTAGTCCTAACATGGCTTTTTCCTCTCAAGGTCTCAAGTGAAAGCATGTTTAGTGTCGCTGAGGAAATGGCCAGGGTCCTGTTAAtgagtgaagtgtgtgtgtgtgtgtgtgtgtgtgtgtgtgcgtgtgtgtgttgctggttAGGCCGCTGTTGTTGCCATGGCTCCCCAGAGAGCAGTGTCTCTGTTGCTTGTTTCTTTGACTCCCAAAGCCTCTCGGGAGAATGTGTTTGGACAGAAGGTCTTTGTGGACCACTTCCCTTCCCCGGTGGCTTTTATGTCGTCTCGTATTGCAAAACAATCCTTAATAGTGTTCCAGTTGCTGTCAAGGGGCTTGCTTGATTGGTCGACTTCATTATTTCACCAGACTTTGTGCTCGTTGCACGAGATGTGTGTGATCAGACAGTATATCGGTCTTCAGCTTGCAATATACAAAAATATCGCCCTGATTTTAATACTACGTTGTTGAGTTAGGACTGTACTTCTTTCAAAGGAGTGCATAAAATGTTTTGTATaccagtgtatatatatatttcagacACATGACTAAATGTTGCATAGAGCTAACGACACTTTAGACTATTCTCAAGATTAATATTAATAGATGTAAACCACCATAGCTTTAGTTGTAATGTAAAAATCCAGTTCTGGATTTTCTGACttgcttatttatttgattactCGTCTTATCATCCTGGTGGGCTTGTTTTTAAGTTACTGTAGAGCTGAAAGATCAGATCAGTTTacatgttcatttatttatttattgatttaattgtgtgtttttgttgattCTGCTCCATCAGCGTGGAACGGTACGACCCCAGCAAGGATGCCTGGGAAATGGTAGCCCCCATGGCAGACAAGAGGATCAACTTCGGCGTCGGCGTCATGCTCGGCTTTATATTTGTGGTGGGCGGACACAACGGCGTTTCACACCTGTCCAGCATTGAGAGGTTCGATCCGCACCAGAACCAGTGGACGGCGTGTCGACCGATGAATGAACCGCGCACTGGTGAGTTCCTCGTGTGTCAGTTTGCAGGATTCCGAAATGCTCACCATCGGGGTACATTGGGTGAGTGTGGACTTGTCTTGCAGGGGTGGGTTCCGCCATCGTGGACAACTACCTCTATGTGGTGGGAGGTCACTCCGGGTCATCTTACCTGAATACTGTCCAACGCTATGACCCCATCTCAGACAGCTGGTTGGACTCGAGCGGCATGATGTACTGTCGTTGCAACTTTGGCCTGACCGCCCTTTGACCCATGGCCCAGCCTGCTTGGACCCAATAAGTTAGATACAAggacttttctttcttgttgtcTTCTCTTCCCTCCCCCCCACATGAAGATTCCCGAGGAGAGGCAGcctgttggatggatggatgtgccAGGTTTGCTGGGTGAccgcaggagggggggggggggggcgacgacgaCACTGCTTTACTGCTGCTGGACCACAACGAGGACTCTGAGCCATTTCCCAGAGGATCTTGCAAGAAAACCTTCGTTTCAAAAGTCTGTTACTTTGTAgactttgtgttgttgttgttgttgtttttcctttgtcaTTAATTTTGTTTAccactttctttttattttttttcccatgctGCAAATGGAACCAATGTGTTCATGTTTTGCAGAACACACTGTAGATCGCTGGTGTATTTGTTTGATTGCGTGGTTGTTTGTATGCTTGAGGGTGACGTGCATGTCAGAtaggcttgtttgtttttgttgttgtgtgtttgtgcagaactGATGCTCAGCAAACGCAGCCGTTCTGCTTCAAGTTCAGTGCTTCACGAAAAAGAAGTTAGaatcttttttatattttctcttaAAGGGCTGCCTTTCTCTCTTGTAAAtagtttaaattaaatataattatgatCCGACACCCTAGTGCATTGTCTAAGTGTTTTCTGCACTGGGTCactaatgtgtgtgcgtgtgtgtgtgtgtgtgtgtgtggttaattTCTCAGTGTAGAGGTGAATACTGAATTATCCTTGCCACttgtctctgctctgcagccAGCCATCTATCTAAACGTCACCGTCTTCTCAAGGTCTCGTCATGAACTCCCTGCCGCGCTTCTCGGTCCGCTTTGCACCCGTTTGTCTGCACACAATAGCAGCTGGTGCTATAtttaggattcaggattcagctgtttgtctgtttgtgtgtcactTAATTAGGTTAACCTCTGCTACATAAAGCATTAGATGCGTATTTAATTCATAAGCAATGAAATAGTGAACTGTAGTCACCCCCATCCTTGCAATAAAAAGTCAGTGCTAGTACAGTTTGAAACTTGGGCTAGCAAATTAGCATTATGCTtctgtttttgatttatttaaaaggaGCAGTCAAATGGGTCCTTATGAGCGTGCGTAATTGTCTGTGCCTGTTGGTGCAAAGTCGCCCTGAGCACCACCACGAAGCACGTGACCAGAGAAATTCCACTAATTCAGAGAGATTACTCTGAACTTCTTGCTTGTAAGCTCAGGTTTGAAGTACCAGTCGTCTTTTCCCAGCTTCATTCGAAGTAACAAGACACAACGTCCTCTCATGTTGGAGGTTGTTTCTTCTCGTCTACCGTCTCGTGTCCTGGGAGCAAACCCAGAGCGCTCCCTGGCGTTTGTGTCGAAGGGTCTTTCTCCCCAGGGGGGCACCAGACTAGGCGCGGTTTTGTTGCGTTGCTGTTCAAGTCTAGTTCGAGTTGCTTTGTGCACCGATGTTTGCACACGGGAGACTTGAGCCGAGTTCTGCAAACCCTTTGATGCATATTGTAGGTTGTGCATGTGTCCTAATCTCGGATGATGGCATTTAGGTAGCGCAATAATAATAAGACTTatgttctgtgtttgtctttcaaaaGCCAAGGCATTTCATATTGCTGTAACAAGCCCAGAAGACGTGTCTGATTCACACTAATGTACAATGCAGCATCCATACAGTACCATAAATAATTCTTATTAGAGATTCAGCATATATTGATGGATTTCTCATGTATTTATGGCCAAATTTGGGGGAAGTTTGTTTATAAATCTTTATGTAAACACTAGATGGGTCACCTTCCGTTTTACCGTTTGTAAAGTGATCATTTACACAACTATCTACGATGAGACCTTTAATTATCTTTGCCTTGCAAATCGGTCAGGGTACTGCTGGTGAGAGATTTGGTGTCCCCGTATAAAGTACGCTCATTGTTAATGCTGGTTTAGCCAGGCCTATTTTTGATTCATCATTGTTTTGTCTAAGTTGcgtaacttgtttttttttaatctttctaGACTTTGCCAGTCGACAA is part of the Brachionichthys hirsutus isolate HB-005 chromosome 18, CSIRO-AGI_Bhir_v1, whole genome shotgun sequence genome and harbors:
- the LOC137907896 gene encoding kelch-like protein 28, producing MDQQDQSYMFASLKRPHSEQLLQGLQLLRQDHELCDIVLRVGDVKIHAHKVVLASISPYFKAMFTGNLSEKETSEVEFQCIDESALQAIVEYAYTGTVFISQETVESLLPAANLLQVKLVLKECCSFLESQLDAGNCIGISRFAETYGCHDLCLAATKFVCENFEEVCQTEAFFELTRAELDEIVSNDCLKVVTEETVFYALESWIKYDVTERQQHLAPLLHCVRLPLLSVKFLTRLYEANHLIRDDHACKHLLNEALKYHFMPEHRLSYQTVLSARPRCAPKVLLAVGGKAGLFATLESVEMYFPQTDSWIGLAPLSVPRYEFGVAVLDHKVYVVGGIATHMRQGISYRRHESTVESWDAESNTWSSVEPMAECRSTLGVVVLAGELYALGGYDGQYYLQSVEKYVPKLKEWQPVAPMTKSRSCFATAVLDGMVYAIGGYGPAHMNSVERYDPSKDAWEMVAPMADKRINFGVGVMLGFIFVVGGHNGVSHLSSIERFDPHQNQWTACRPMNEPRTGVGSAIVDNYLYVVGGHSGSSYLNTVQRYDPISDSWLDSSGMMYCRCNFGLTAL